A single region of the Leptodactylus fuscus isolate aLepFus1 chromosome 5, aLepFus1.hap2, whole genome shotgun sequence genome encodes:
- the LOC142204008 gene encoding uncharacterized protein LOC142204008: MVYRRMDLDVAALICEVEARPSLWDKSNTGYTDRHRRNTAWTQICKALYPDWSRLTQSQQGVIERDIKNRWKTVRDRFFKFLRTSERDGSSLYPYPKCPFFEELLFLLPNRSLRPSGGNFHSKESRETPPVAQEQHPQFKRESSPVPISEDIEERIVEDEQAGSSRGATPSLDDVDEAPSIASIKVNSPLEHPIPLTRTPPPRPWGRKSLRAMDRQLEVESEAMSLMRKVDGEDDCDFFGYGIATRCRQMHPRVRNDFMSYVYAAAAVFDSANPMPELGDLINHLRSVTGLRGTPFTPKPEVMSTSSQTDPVNFTVPPSNPTAGSQF; this comes from the exons ATGGTCTACCGGAGGATGGATCTAGATGTTGCAGCCTTGATCTGCGAG gtcgaAGCCCGCCCGTCTCTGTGGGATAAGAGCAACACCGGGTACACTGACCGTCATCGTAGGAATACAGCGTGGACTCAGATCTGCAAGGCGCTGTACCCGGATTGGAGCAGGCTTACACAGTCCCAGCAGGGAGTTATCG aGAGGGACATCAAAAATCGGTGGAAGACTGTGCGAGACCGGTTCTTCAAATTTCTCCGTACATCAGAAAGAGATGGATCCTCACTCTATCCTTATCCTAAGTGTCCATTTTTCGAAGAGTTGCTGTTTCTCCTACCCAACAGGAGCCTTCGCCC ATCTGGAGGCAATTTTCATTCAAAGGAAAGCCGTGAGACGCCACCTGTTGCACAAGAGCAGCATCCACAGTTTAAAAGGGAGTCCTCTCCAGTACCAATCTCAGAAGACATAGAGGAAAGAATAGTGGAGGACGAACAGGCGGGATCATCAAGGGGGGCCACACCATCACTGGATGATGTAGATGAAGCACCGTCAATTGCATCCATAAAAGTTAACTCACCACTTGAACATCCCATTCCCCTTACCCGCACACCTCCACCACGTCCATGGGGTCGGAAATCCCTCCGAGCAATGGACAGGCAGTTGGAGGTAGAAAGTGAGGCCATGTCGCTTATGCGGAAGGTTGATGGTGAGGATGACTGCGACTTTTTCGGATACGGGATTGCAACTCGCTGTCGTCAGATGCACCCAAGAGTCCGAAATGATTTCATGTCGTATGTCTATGCTGCTGCAGCAGTTTTTGACTCTGCAAACCCCATGCCAGAACTTGGAGATTTGATCAACCACCTCCGATCTGTCACTGGTTTAAGGGGTACACCTTTTACTCCAAAGCCTGAGGTCATGTCTACCTCCTCCCAGACTGATCCCGTTAATTTTACTGTTCCTCCATCCAACCCCACTGCTGGCTCCCAATTTTAA